The sequence GCCGCTCTGCAAAGCACAGGACTGCGTCAAAGGCCACGGCCGCCTGCTCCCAGGCCACCTCCTCGCCCTCACCAGGATCTCCTCCGCCGTCCTGGTCAGCTTTCGGAGTCTTTTCTGAACTCCACACAACCTCTGCTGGCGACGTGGCAGTAGGGGGCCGTCCCCCTTCTGCCTCCTTTCCCGCTACCCCCCAGCTGGCAGCCTGGCGCTGGCGAAGCTGTCCCGGGCAGGAGGAGCCTTCCTTCACAAGCTCCAGGATGTGTGCAAAGGACTTGTTGTGGGGCTTCACTGGGAAGcactctgcctccacctcctcctcagaGGAGGAGCCTTCGGCAAACGCAACCGACGGCCACAGCTTCCTCCAGGCCCGCCTGAAGACGTGGCTAGGGACTGCGTTCCAGGCACAGGCCACACTGAATATGGCATCGTTCATGTTGTAGCGGGCGTGGGGGCCCTGCAGGGGGGCTGGAGGGTTAATGAAGTTCCTCATGAAATCTCTCCGAATGCcctgctccatgggctgcaccaaTGAGGCCACGCTGGCAGGCAGGAAGATGGTGAAAACGTTACTGGACACCAGCTCGGCCTCCTGCGCGTGAGCCCGGGAGCTGTCCAGCAAGAGAACGGCTTTGCTGTCTTCCGGCAAACCTATGGTTCTGAAGTGCTCTCTCACCGAGGGCACAAAGATATGATGGAACCAATCGGAAAAAATCTCCTTGTCCACCCAGGCGTTCCCCTGGGCCTTATAGGCGACGGGCAGGTGCTGGATGCCTTTGAAAGCCCTGGGACCGCTGCACTTCCCGATGGCCAAGGGCTTGAGCCTGTGGGAGCCCGTGGCGTTGGCACACATCAGCACGGTCAGCCGGTCCTTGCCCtgcttggggccaggcacagcccCGCCTTCCGGAGTGGGATTTGGCAGGCACCGCCAGAAAAGGCTGGTCTCGTCAGCGTTGTAAACCTGCTCGGCAGACAGCCCGTGCTCAGCAGCCAAGCTCCTGAAAAACGCACAGAACTGCTCCGCGGCCTGGTGGTCGGCTGACTGCTTTTCACTGGACGCATCTAGCTTTTTAATGCCGTGTCTGGCCTTAAAGCGCCAAAGCCACCCTCCGGAGAACACGCAGGGCTCAGTGAGCTGCATCTGCTCGTAGAAGTCCTTGGCCTTCTCGATGAGCATGGGGCCTGACACGGGGACGCCCTCGGAGCGCTTCCCCAGGAACCACTCGTACAGGACGCGGTCCAGGTGCTCCAGCTTGGGCGTGTGCAGCGTGCGCCGCTGCTCCAGCGCCTTGTTGGAGTCCGAGCTGGCAAAGAACCGGAGCAGCTGCGCCTTGTGGGCCCTGATGTCGTAGAGGGTGGACATGCCCACATTGTACTCCTGCATCAGTGCCTTCCGGCTCTCACCCTTCTCCAGGCGCGTGCAGATGTCAATCTTCTCCTTCAGTGTCAGCACCACCCTCTTCCGCTTCTCCCCTCTGCTCTTCCCGGCAGCCGGCTTGGAGGCCATGGGGAGGGGTGGCTGGTCCTAGCACTTGCAGGACACACGCCTGGCCTGGGCTGCTGCCACTActtccctctcctcctgctcccctTCTGGGGCTCCGTCTCTCCCTCTCCACTCTGCCTGCCTGCTCTGCTGATCCTGAGCACAGGCCCCAGTCCCTCTCGGGTTTCTCACTCCACACGCTgcacctcctgcctcaggttccctgGTCTTCCAGGCTCCACACACCTAGGCCTTGTCTCCTGGCAGTGCAGTCAGCTGCCAATTCTCTCTGTGGAGGAGGTGACCCTGTCAGACTCCCCTCTGCTGCTCCACACAGCTGGAACTCTGGCCTTCTCTGTGGATACTATGGCAGCGGCTCCCCTCAAACTGACGAGGTTTGGGGTGGTAGAGGCTTTACCGCATAAGCAGCAGGTGCCTCTCCAGGGTCCACAATGGTATCTCCAGGCACAGCACTTCAGGGGCTGGaaagcagagggaagagagaggaaagtgACGGGGCGCGCCCAGGACACACATGGCGTCCTCACGACTCTCCTCACCGGGACACTCCAGCTGAAACTCAAGGGCTGTTGACAGGACCCATGCAAGTGCTGGCATGCACCGTGGGGAGAGGGTGGCCCCGGGAGCAGCCCAGCCTGCCCAGCCCCTGCACGTGCTGCTCAGGCGGACTCTGCCCAACTCCCACCAAGCAAACTGAAGCCATTCGCTAGGGCTGGAAACGAGACGTGGCTCTCATAGGAGCAGCCCGGCCTTTCCTGGGGAAGCGCTCAGGCAGAAGCCATCAGAGGAAGCCATCAGAGGATGCTGGGCGGACCCAAGAACAAACCTCCCACCCGCCCAGACTAAGCTCCTTGCTGTAACTGCTCGCTGGGCTGCCTGAGCTTCTCAAATCCCTTATTCCTCCCTGAGGAGCAGAGGCAGGGGTGGAGGGATGCAGGGAGGAGAAACTCCTCACTACCCTCCCCGCCAAAGATCTTACAAACCCCATCTGGAGCAGGTCTCTAAACTCCTCTCTCCGACACAGAGCCCCAAACTGCCTCTAGAAAATAAGGCATTAGAAGTTTCTCTAGAACAGCAGGCCTCAAGCTCCTCCAAGGGCTAGGAGGTGCTGCCAGTTTCTCAATCACCCTCTGACCTCCCTGACTCCACACACTCAGATGCGTCTACGAGGAGCCGCAGCAGACAGACAGCTGTGACCATTCCAGGCCTCTTCCAGAGGGGACCCCTCAAGCTCAGCTCAGGGTACCCTGCCCCAGGCAGCCACACTGAGCCGCTGGTATCTGAAACCCCAGGCTCTAGTGCTGCCCGCCCACCTGGCTCCACACCCACGGCAGGGCCGCAGAGCCTGCCAGACATGGacggacacagagacacagacacatacacacacacacacacacacacacacacacacacagccacccaACCTCACTCACACATACACGCTCAGAGGACACAGGAACAAGCTAGCCCAGAGCAGGAACTTCTTTAGCATTTGCTAATTTGGGAGGCTCTATGAACAAATGACTAATTTACACCAGAAGCAAATGCCAGGACACCTGATAGCCCCCTGGGAGCAAGGGTTCTTCCTGGGCCAGCTGTGCACCCTACGAAAAGCTTGCTTTTAAGTTTCATACACACCTTTGACCAATAGGAAGAAAAATGACATAGAAATGTCACAGCTCTAACCAAACACATCTTTCTGTTGGAGTTTTGAACTAACTTCTCACCCTTCTCCTATATAAAGACAATGTGGGTCATTCTCATCCCTTCTAGGTGGACAATTCCACCCTCTCATAACAACTCTGCGAAACACCCCACAACCCTCCCTACACCCGAGCCGACTGGCAGGGCACAGAGGGCGCACCCCTGTGAGGCTAGGGCAGCCTATGGAGTCAGGGCCTGCAATGCACTTCACCCAGTTAAGACACTGCTGAGGGTGGTGAGGGCTGAAAAGCTGTTTGCCCCAACACCGGGCAGCTCAGCTGGCCGCCTCAGTGTGGCGTGCGTGCTATGGGCAGGGGTCTCCCTGCCCTCACTCCTCCGCAGGCCAGCAGTACTTGAGGATGGACTCCTGGagttcccacctccctcccgcgTCCTTACCATAGCTGCTTCTGCCAACTCCATGCAGAGCGTGTGGCCAAAGGCCTACTTACATGTGGAGTGCAGAAACGCAGCCCTTTGAGGACAGAGCTCAAGGGAAATGAGGAGTGCAGTCAAATGCAGCAAAAGCTCCAAAGAAAAATTATAGGCTTGTTGGCTGCCACCTCTGGGTGAGTACTGTCCTCTTCCGGAGTCAGTTTCCTGGTCTGCAAAATGTGGGCTGGTCCCTTAAGGATCCTGCATTGTTCGCTGAGGGTGACGGTGTGACGTGTGTGCGGTCTGGCACAGCACAGTGAGCTATGTGCATCTCACCATGGGGAACAGGAGGGAAGGCAAGGCCACAAACCACCCTCCAGATTTTTAATATGAACCCGCTGTAGAAAAACTGGGGGAGACACGGAATCCCACAGTAGCTTATGAGGGACTAACTGGGGACTGGGATGCAGAGAAAAGCGTCCTGGAGGAGACTCAGCACCAGACACGGCTCCTCGTGGACACGTCTCCATGCCTGACATGCAGGTGTAGCAGGATGACACAAAGTGGCTGAACTTGTTTCATCAGGaatatctgaattttatttttaaaggaagttttTGGTCTTGCAAGTGGGACAACAGTGTGTTCAGCCAGTTTGTGTCATCCTGCCACACCTGCACGTCAGGCATGGAGACGTGTCCACAAGGAGCCCGTGTCTGGTGCTGAGTCTCCTCCAGGACGCTTTTCCCGGCATCCCAGTCCCCAGTCAGCCCCTCACAAGCTGCTGTGGGATTCCCTGTCTCCCCGAAATTAGGGTGGTTTCTTGCCTTGCGACTGGAGAGGAAGCACTGATCACCGAGGCCACGTGAACACGGGATGAAACGTGCAATTCTCCTGTGCCCAAGGCACAGACAAGAAACGGGAGGCCTGAGGGGCCAGCGCTGGGGCTGACTCCGTCCTGTGTGAGGCTAAGAGGCCCTGAGAAACGCGGGGGGAAAGCGGGAAACAACCTTCGCAGGggcatagtgtgtgtgtgtgtgtgtgtgtgtgtgtgcgcgcgcgcgcgtgtgttgGGGGGTATGGAGgatatgaaggagaaatactCAAAAAACAAGTCGCATTCTGGAGCTGGGGGAAGAGGTGAGCTGGGGGTCAGAAGGAGAGTATGGGACAGAGAAGGAGGGGACAGAAAGCCTGGGGCCGTGCGCCCCGCAGAGAGCGCCCGAGAGCCGGCGCCGAGTTCCGCTAGGAGCCCTCCACGCTGGGGGATCCTGGCGCAGAGACAGCGCTGGGCTACTGGCGAGGCTCGCTTAAAAAGCGTCCGTACCCCAGGGTCCCCGTTTGTGGGTAGAAATTCAGTCTGggacaagaacaagaacaaaaacaaaaatggagaaaaaaaaagaaaaaaaagtctcggTCTGGTTTTTTAAGGGCAAGCGGACCTCGTGACCAAGCCTCTCTGAAAGTGGAAGCGCAGGAAGGGTCCGGGCTGGGGCGTCAAGGCCAGGCCTGGCGGCAAGGGGTGGGTTCGGCTCGGGGGCCGCGCGCTCAGGCCGCGGGGGTCGCGCGGGAAGCACAGGGCTTCGGGTTCCGAGCGCGGCTCCCGGGAGGGGGCGCTGCCGCCCGCGGCTGGGTCCGGCCCCGCAGCCTCGCGACcaaccccgccccgccccgcgcgcCCGCCTGCCCAGACTGCGGCTCCCGCCCGCGCCGCCCGCGCCCAGCAGGGACCGGAGAGCGCCCGCACCcacccggcccggcccggccgccCAGCGCCTCAGGCCAGGACCCTACTCACCCTGCTCACCCGGAGCAGCCGCCGCCGGCCGGAAGTGCCGGCCACTCGGTTCTCCTCCAGTCCGCGCCTCGTCGCCTTCCCCCAGCTACTTCCGGGACGCTCTAGACAGGCTGGAGGACTCAGCACTCGGTGGTGTCTGGGAGCCAGACGCAGGCTTTCAAAGAGCTGGGTGGCCACGGCGGGCGTGGGAGGAGAGGAGgcctggaggagaggagagaggcgaGGGGGGAGGAGAGGAGTGGGGGGGGGGTCCCAGGGTGGGGGGAGGCGTGGGAGGGGAGACGGCgcgggcagggaggggagaggggaaacgGGGCGAAGGCAGGGCGTGCGGCCTGGGCCCGGGGCTCCGCCCTGCTCTCTCCATCTGTAGAATGGGCGCAGGGCGTCACATTCCTTTCATGACAGTGAACCCTGCGCTGAAGGCGTTGGGGCTCCTGCAGTTTTGGGGCAGCCACAGGCGCCCAGGGTTTCGTGCCGCCCAGCCCAGGACAGTCTTCCCGGTGCAGTTTCTGATGCGGGGAGGGCAGTGCTGCCTTCCAGTCACCAGGACCAGTGCTCAGCCCGCCTGCTTGACCCCCTTACTTAGCTGGGGTCCAATCCATACCCAATTTAGATGATTCAGACGATGGGATTTGAAACTTTTGAACTGGGTGCGACTTAAGTGAGTATGGACCTGAGTTGGTGCTGTAATGAGTTGAGGCTGTGGAGGACCTTGAGATGGGTGCGTGGATTTTGCCCATGGGACCTATGCAAATTTTGGAAACTGGAGGGTGGACTGTGgtgggcagaataatggccctccAAGGATGTCCACATCCTAACTTCCAGGTCTTGTGAATACATtacttacatggcaaaagggactgcAAATGCAATGAAGTTAAGATTCTTTAGGTGCAGAGATTCTTATGTTTATCAGGGTGAGCCCGATGTGCAGTCGCCCCTGGGTATCCATAGAGGATTGGTTCCAGCACTTCTCAAGGATGCTAAAATCCTTGATGCTCAAACCCCTTACATAAAATGGCTtcgtatttgcatataacctacacacatcttcCCGTATACTTTAAGTCacttctagattacttataagacctaatacaatgtaagcgCTATGTAGATAGCTGTTATAcagtattgtttagggaatagtgACAAGAGAAAAATTTGTAcgtgttcagtacagacacaggTTTTTTTCCGAATTGTTTGTATCCTCGGTTGGTTCCATCTGGATGCAGAGCCCACGGGTTCAGATAGGAGGGCAGGTGCC comes from Pan troglodytes isolate AG18354 chromosome 7, NHGRI_mPanTro3-v2.0_pri, whole genome shotgun sequence and encodes:
- the JRK gene encoding jerky protein homolog isoform X3, with amino-acid sequence MASKPAAGKSRGEKRKRVVLTLKEKIDICTRLEKGESRKALMQEYNVGMSTLYDIRAHKAQLLRFFASSDSNKALEQRRTLHTPKLEHLDRVLYEWFLGKRSEGVPVSGPMLIEKAKDFYEQMQLTEPCVFSGGWLWRFKARHGIKKLDASSEKQSADHQAAEQFCAFFRSLAAEHGLSAEQVYNADETSLFWRCLPNPTPEGGAVPGPKQGKDRLTVLMCANATGSHRLKPLAIGKCSGPRAFKGIQHLPVAYKAQGNAWVDKEIFSDWFHHIFVPSVREHFRTIGLPEDSKAVLLLDSSRAHAQEAELVSSNVFTIFLPASVASLVQPMEQGIRRDFMRNFINPPAPLQGPHARYNMNDAIFSVACAWNAVPSHVFRRAWRKLWPSVAFAEGSSSEEEVEAECFPVKPHNKSFAHILELVKEGSSCPGQLRQRQAASWGVAGKEAEGGRPPTATSPAEVVWSSEKTPKADQDGGGDPGEGEEVAWEQAAVAFDAVLCFAERQPCFSTQEVGQLRALRAVFRSQQQDGGEQS
- the JRK gene encoding jerky protein homolog isoform X1, with protein sequence MASKPAAGKSRGEKRKRVVLTLKEKIDICTRLEKGESRKALMQEYNVGMSTLYDIRAHKAQLLRFFASSDSNKALEQRRTLHTPKLEHLDRVLYEWFLGKRSEGVPVSGPMLIEKAKDFYEQMQLTEPCVFSGGWLWRFKARHGIKKLDASSEKQSADHQAAEQFCAFFRSLAAEHGLSAEQVYNADETSLFWRCLPNPTPEGGAVPGPKQGKDRLTVLMCANATGSHRLKPLAIGKCSGPRAFKGIQHLPVAYKAQGNAWVDKEIFSDWFHHIFVPSVREHFRTIGLPEDSKAVLLLDSSRAHAQEAELVSSNVFTIFLPASVASLVQPMEQGIRRDFMRNFINPPAPLQGPHARYNMNDAIFSVACAWNAVPSHVFRRAWRKLWPSVAFAEGSSSEEEVEAECFPVKPHNKSFAHILELVKEGSSCPGQLRQRQAASWGVAGKEAEGGRPPTATSPAEVVWSSEKTPKADQDGGGDPGEGEEVAWEQAAVAFDAVLCFAERQPCFSTQEVGQLRALRAVFRSQQQVRRRRGALGAVVKVEALQEGPGGCGATAQSPLPCSSTAGDN
- the JRK gene encoding jerky protein homolog isoform X2 — encoded protein: MASKPAAGKSRGEKRKRVVLTLKEKIDICTRLEKGESRKALMQEYNVGMSTLYDIRAHKAQLLRFFASSDSNKALEQRRTLHTPKLEHLDRVLYEWFLGKRSEGVPVSGPMLIEKAKDFYEQMQLTEPCVFSGGWLWRFKARHGIKKLDASSEKQSADHQAAEQFCAFFRSLAAEHGLSAEQVYNADETSLFWRCLPNPTPEGGAVPGPKQGKDRLTVLMCANATGSHRLKPLAIGKCSGPRAFKGIQHLPVAYKAQGNAWVDKEIFSDWFHHIFVPSVREHFRTIGLPEDSKAVLLLDSSRAHAQEAELVSSNVFTIFLPASVASLVQPMEQGIRRDFMRNFINPPAPLQGPHARYNMNDAIFSVACAWNAVPSHVFRRAWRKLWPSVAFAEGSSSEEEVEAECFPVKPHNKSFAHILELVKEGSSCPGQLRQRQAASWGVAGKEAEGGRPPTATSPAEVVWSSEKTPKADQDGGGDPGEGEEVAWEQAAVAFDAVLCFAERQPCFSTQEVGQLRALRAVFRSQQQETVGLEDVVVTSPEELAIPKCCLEASTET